The genome window ACCTTGTTTGGTTATAGTTTTGAACTTTTCCAATCTTGGATCCCAGCTGTCCTTGCCCTTCTAGTCATCGATATCATCATGACCGTCTCACTCTTTATGGTGGATCGGGCTGATAAAATCCTTTAATTTTTCTAAAATACTTCTCAGATATAAACAATGCAAAGCTAGACTCTGTCTGGCTTTTTTGGTGCTTATACCAACAAAAAGCACCATCCATCTGTTAGCAGAAAGATGGCATTTTTGATATAATAAGATGTATAGAAACTAATTGTCATGCGAAAAATAAATTAGTTTATAAGACAGCTACTATTTTAAATGAGGTGTACAGAATGGATGAACTGAAATACAATTTGGATCAAAGTTTAGCAGAGTTAGATCAGCTCTTTGACTTATCAGCAAAGGAGACAGATAAGACTGCCTGCGAAGCTCTAGCAGAAAAAGCAAGAATAATTTATGAGCAATACCCTGAATCAGAAGACATTGCGTTGCGGTATGCTAGGATTTTGTTCAATTTGTCAGTTGAACAAGTAAATGTAGAAGAGAGAGGGAATACCGCTAATTTAGTCAAACAAATCTTTGAGAAGTTCAACCAGTCTGAAGATATTGCGTTACAGTATGCTATGGCTTTAGTCAATTTGTCAGCTAAACAAGAAATTGTTGAGGAACTACTAAACACTGCTAATTCAATCAAACAAATTTTTGAGCAGTTCAAGGATTCTGAAGACATTGCTTTACGATATGCTATGGTTTTAGTGAATTTGTCAGTTGAACAAGTAAATGTTGAAGAGAGGAAGAATACCGCTAATTTAGTCAAAAAAATTTTTGAGCAGTTTCAGCAGTCTGAAAACATTGTGTTACGATACGCTATGGCTTTAGTCAATTTATCAGCTAAACAAATAAATGTTGAAGAGAGAAAGAATACCTCTAATTTAGTCAAAGAAATTTTTGAGCAATTCAAGGATTCTGAAGACATTGCGTTACAACACGCTATGGTTTTATACAATCTTTCAAACAGGCAAACTGATAGCAAGGAACGTAAAGAAACCATATCAGAAATAGAAACTTTAACCCTAAAGTTTCAACATTCTGAAAACATTGCGTTACGATATGCTAGGGCTTTAGTCAATTTGTCAGCTGAACAAGGAAATGTAGAAGAACTAGGCGATACCGTTAATTCAGTCAAAAAAATTTTTGAGCAGTTTCAGCAGTCTGAAGGCGTTGCGTTACAATATGCTAAAGCTTTAGTCAATTTGTCAGCTAAACAAGGAAATGTAGAAGAGAGAAAGAATACCGCTAATTTAGTCAAACAAATCTTTGGGCAGTTCAAGCAATCTGAAGACTTTGCGTTACAATACGCTATGGTTTTAGTGAATTTGTCAATCGAACAAGTAAATATAGAAGAACTAGGCGATACCGTTAATTCAGTCAAACAAATTTTTGAGCAGTTTAAACAGTCTGAAGACTTTGCGTTACGATATGCTAAGGCCTTAGTCAATTTGTCAGCTGAACAAGTAAATATAGAAGAACTAGGCGATACCGTTAATTCAGTCAAACAAATTTTTGAGCAGTTTAAACAGTCTGAAGACTTTGCGTTACAATACGCTATGGTTTTAGTGAATTTGTCAGTTGAACAAGGAAATGTAGAAGAGAGAGGGAATACTGCTAATTCAGTCAAACAAATTTTTGAGCAGTTTCAGCAGTCTGAAGGCGTTGCGTTACAATATGCTAAAGCTTTAGTCAATTTGTCAGCTAAACAAGGAAATGTAGAAGAGAGAAAGAATACCACTAATTTAGTCAAACAAATCTTTGAGCAGTTCAAGCAATCTGAAGACATTGCGTTACAATATGCTAAGGTTTTATTTAATCTAGCAAACCTTCAAAATGAAAGAGATAAAATAGACAATACAGTTAAACAAACATTAGCTATCTTAACAAATCTCTCTAGCGTTGAAATATTTAAAATTGTAGTGGAAATATTAGAAAACAATCCTGATACTCCATTAGATACAAATGATACTCCATCCACTAGCATCACAAAGATTTTAGATAAACTATGTTTTTATTCCAATGATGATTTTGACAGAAAACTACTCATTCGGGCTTTAAATCTTGACCTTGTTATAAATACAAAATACGATATTTTAAAGGATTGGATAAAACACTATAAAGATGATGAAAATAAGCTCAATCAGTTAATAGATATCTATAGAATTGTTCAAGAAATCAAGTATCAACTTGGCTTGAAAGCAAAAGATAAAAATTCGAATCTTAAATTTGGTCATTATACCAAAGGAAAAACTCTCCAAAATTTATTAGATCAAGATACAGGAAAGACAGATGATACAAAGTTTTCCGTATCTGGAAAAACTCGTTTGTATAATGCCAATTATATGAACGACCCCGAAGAAGGTGTAGTTATCGAAGAAATATTGGAACCTAGCAAAGATGGGGAAAGAACATCCTACTTCGAAAAGCGAAATATTTTAGATCCTAGTCCATGGTTTTTAATGAGCTTCACCAGTAAAACAGATGACTTGACTATGTGGTCCCAATACGGCGATGATGCACAGGGTGTTTGTCTGGTACTTAAGGAAGATGATTTCTCAAGATTTACTTCTTTCAATGATGTTTCATGGCGTCGAGAAACTACATCCCTAGAGTTCATTAATAAGATTGATTTGTCTATGTCGGAATTAAGCAGTGATTTAAAAATCTCAGCAAACGAAGCCAAGAAAAAAGAGCAAACTTTTTCTGCTAGGATTGAAGAAATACAGCACCAACCTGAAAAAAAAGATAAGGTAGCTAAAGGGAATATTGATTATCTCTACCGAATAGCCTATGTCAATGATTCAGATGGTGAGTTTAGCATAGAAAAAACGGAACTCTTCAACGACGATGAAATCAAAAAATTAGAAGAATTCTTGGAAGCTTTAAAGGAAAAAATAGATAAGAATTTGAACAAAAGAGATGATTTTTATCAAAAAGCGATTTCTGACTGTATCGAAGAAATTCGTTACTTGTTTAAATCTGTCGATTATAAATATGAGAATGAACTGCGTATCTTACGCTATGCTAACCTAGACCCAAGTAATGATAAAATCAAAATTGATAAAACCTCTGGGATAGGCAGACTTTATGTAGAACGTGAAAATTCAATTCAAATCGATGAAGTCATTTTCGGTCCTAAATTTCCAAATCCTGAGTACGTGACTCCTCTATTAAAACTTTTAGATAAGAAAATTAACTATAAGAAATCTACGATAAAATTTAGATAAAGGCTAACAACATTCTCTAAACTTCTAGTTTTTACTAGGAGTTTTTTATATATAAAATTTTTACACATATTTCTTGACAGGGCTTTCAACTTGAGATACAATATATTTGAAAAGAGTATATATAAAATTTTTATATAATATAAAGGAGGTTTCCCATGTACTTCCCAACATCCTCTGCCTTGATTGAGTTTCTCATCTTGGCTGTACTGGAGCGGGGAGATTCTTATGGTTATGAGATTAGCCAAACCATTAAGCTCATTGCCAATATCAAAGAATCTACGCTCTATCCCATTCTCAAAAAATTGGAAGCCAGTGGCTTTCTGACCACCTACTCTAGAGAGTTTCAGGGGCGTATGCGCAAATACTACTCCTTGACCAATCGGGGCGTAGAGCAGCTCGTTACTCTAAAGGAAGAGTGGACGCTCTATACCGACACCGTCAACGGCATCATAGAAGGGAGTATCCGCCATGACAAGAACTGACTATCTGACTCAGTTAGAAACCTATCTCCATAAACTGCCTGAAGCTGACCGCATCGAAGCCATGGACTACTTTAAGGAACTATTTGACGATGCAGGTCCAGAGGGCGAAGAAGAGCTCATTGCTAGTCTAGGAACACCAAAAGAAGTAGCTCATGATGTCCTCTCTAATCTCCTCGATAAAAAAGTTAATGAGGCACCTGCTCAAAAGAATGACCGTCAACTGCTACACATTGCCCTACTTGCCTTACTAGCAGCCCCTATCGGCATTCCGGTCGGGATCGGCATCCTCATGGCCATCATCGGTATTTTTATCGCAGCTGTCTCCGTCATTCTAGCCTTTTTCACCGTTTCGGTGACGGGTATCCTACTGGGCGGACTCTTTATCGTAGAGAGCTTTAGTGTCCTAGTCGAAGCCAAATCTGCCTTTATCTTGATTTTCGGGGCTGGTTTGCTTGCTATCGGTGCTTCTTCTCTTGTTCTATTAGGCATCTCCTATGTAGCTCGTTTCTTTGGCCTCCTGGTCGTCCGCTTGGTGCAATGGATTCTTAAAAAAGGAAAGAGAGGTGACAGACATGCGTAAATTGACGAAAGGATTTCTCATTTTTGGTGTGGTTTCTACAATCCTTGGTTTTATCATGATCATTGTAGGGGCCCAGTCCAATGGTATTCAAAGTTTGCTTGCCATGTCAAAAGATCCCATCTATGACAATCGTACCGAAGAAGTGACCTTTGGAAATGAAGTGGAAAAACTTGATTTGACCCTTGAAGAACATAGCCTAACCATCACAGAGTCTGTAGATGACAAGATCCACATCACCTATCATCCGTCAGTGTCTGGTCGTCACGATCTGACTACTGGCATGAGTGACAAAACACTGAGCATCACTGACAAACAAGCCTCCCAACATCGTTTTCTCGGTTCAGGAATCGAAGGCCTACTTCGTATCGCCAGCAACTATTCTCATCGTTTTGACGAAGTCGTTCTCTCCCTACCTAAAGGAAGAAAGCTGCAAGCTATCACCGTCTCAGCCAATCGTGGACAAACTAATATTCGTCAAGCCAACCTTGAAAATGCGACAATCAAAACAAAAAGCTACCACTTAAGAATAACAGAAAGCTCCATCAAGAACAGTACACTAACGACACCTAGTATTATCAATATTTTTGATACAGAATTGACAGATAGTCAAGTCAAGACGGAGGGGGGGCACATCTATGCTGAAAATATCCAGGTTCACGGCAAGGTTGAACTAGACTCTCATAACGACTTAAGACTCTTTCTTTCTAAGACAGAATTCGATCGTATCAATCTAGATATGTCTTCTAAGCACGGCGGTATTTATCGTAAAGCACAAAGAGAACATCCTAAACAAAAAGAGAATGAACTTGCCAACCCTTATAAAACGGAAAAAGCAGATGTCAAGGACCTGCTCATCATAAAAGCCAATCAGGATATCTACCTCCCCAAGGAAGAAGAGTACTCTGCCCCACCTAGAAATCATTGACAAAAACGCTTTCATCTGCTAGTCTAAAGATAGAAAAGTACCATAAAAAAGGAGGTTCCACCATGACACAAGAATGGTTTGAAAGCGCCGATCTTGAGAAGAAATCAGCTCAGACGAAATCGGAAATCCAGCCCGACCAACCAGAGACTTCGGAAATTGTGGAGACCGAACCACAAGTAAGCGAAGAAACAGCTGTCTCACCTAAAGAGTCGGAAACGCATGAGGAGGAAACTCCCGAAATAATCGGGGAAACCCAAACCGAGGAAGAGGGAGAAGGGAAAGAGGAACGCAGCCAAGAAAACTCTGTAAAAGAGAAAAGCATCCTCAGCAAAGCTTTAGAGAGCCCCTATATCCCAGACATTGACCCCCGTAAAACTGCCCGATTAAAAGAAGAAATCGCACTATTTTGGTCTTGGCTACTGGATGCTATCCAAGAACCAACTGCCAGCAAGACTACGGATCAAAAGCATCGTTATAGTGTCTTTGCCCTACTCACCTTGCTGTCGTCAATCAACCTTTTCTTTAGTATCTATCATATCAAGCGCCTCTACTATGGCTATATGATTTCTATTGCTAATAGTTCTCCTAACCAGCTCCCACCTTTGGATCTCTTTGCTGGGCTTTCGATTCTGGTCGCTAGCGCTCTATTTTACTTTTCCATCATTTTGGGAGGCTTTACTGTCCGACATGTGCTGGATCAGGAGAGCGACTTTACATTCCAAGAAGCCTTTGATCGGTATAGCAGACTCTTTGCTATCCCACTTGTCCTAACGGCTCTAGCAAGTTTCTTTGCACTCTTTGGTGGCTTACGATTTGCTGGTATCCTCACTCTTCTAAGCATGGCCATCTTTGCCCTTGGAAATCTCTTTGTGATTAGCAAGCCAAGTAAGACCAGTAGCCTCGACCCATTTTATCGATTCCTGCTAGCTGTCTTACTTGATGGCGCCATTCTCTTACCCTTCTTCATTGCAGAGCTCGCGCTGACAGTGGACTACCTTCGCATCCTGACCTTCTTTTAATCAAAATCCCTGCCATTGACCAATGACAGGGATTTTTATGCTTACTCTTTTTTGAACAAGGCCTATTCAATGGTTGCCAATCCTTCAAAATCTTTTCCTAGGATGGATTTTATTTCTAATTGATTAGCATCTAATTGCTGGTAAAATGCTTTTGGTAGTGACTCTAGGAATTTTTCATAATCCAAGCGAGCGATGGCTTCATAGTCTTCGGCTTTTGAACCATCACCAGAAATCGCCACTAGGTCAATCTCCCAAACAAGTTCCTTGCCTGCTAGCTGCTCAGTATAGTGCGCCGGTACAAAGGGTTCCTTTGGCAAAATCGTCTTGACTCCCTGGGCTAGGTGGTAGATACCATGCACCTTGCCTTGGGCGTCTGGGTAAAATTTCACACTGGCAAGGTAGGCATCAGATCCTTGAACCTTCTTGACCAGCTCTTCAAAACGTGCCAATCCATCCTCATCCAAAAAGCTCTCAAGGTATTCCTTGTTGAGATAGATAGGGGACAAGAGTCCTTGGCAATATACTAAACGAACTGCCTTATCCGCTAAATATTGCTTGACCGTTTGTCGGAAATAAGTTTCAAAGTCAAAGTCTTCTAGCCCTTCTACCACTTGCCCCAACTCGTTTGATAAGGCTTGGAGGAGAGCTTCTACAATCTCCCAGTCTGCTCTGGTAAGGAAGTCTGGAATCACCACTTGATAACCTTTTCGACTATCCGCATAGTTCACTTTGAAGAGAAATTGCGATTGACCTACAATCCCACACTCCATGTATTCGAGACCATTGAGGGGCTGACGGAGATAGACTGCATCATAACTATGCGACTCCAAGCCCTCCACCAAGGCCAAGATAGACTTGGCAGTCAAGACCTCCTGTTGTCCTAGAATGCTTTCTTTATTTGGGATAAAAAATGTTTTCGCCATAATCGGCCTCCTTTGAAATCGTTTACATACAGTATACCCTATTTTCCTGAAAGATACAGAAACAAATTTTAGATTTTTAGATAAAAAGCATAGAAAAACAGCCCCTGAAGGCTGTTTAATCTTATACAGTAGCTGCTTGATCCAAGCTTTCACCGATAGCGGCTAGGCGCTCAACAACTTCAGCTTGTGTTAATTCATTTTCTGAAACATAGCGGTTACGTGGGTGAACACGGCACTCGTGTGAGCATCCACGAAGGTACTTGTCTTCATTTTCTTCTGATGTTAGGATACGACGGTTACAGAATGGATTTCCACAGTTGACATAACGTTCACATGGTGTTCCATCAAACCAGTCTTTTCCTACGATGGTTGGGTTGACATGGTTAACATCTACGGCAATACGCTCGTCAAAAACGTACATTTTTCCATCCCAAAGCTCACCTTGAACTTCTGGGTCTTTACCGTAAGTTGCGATTCCTCCATGCAATTGACCGACATCTTTGTAGCCTTCACGGACCATCCAGCCTGAGAATTTCTCACAGCGAACGCCACCTGTGCAGTAAACTACGACACGCTTATCCATGAATTTTTCCTTGTTATCACGGACCCATTGTGGCAACTCACGGAAGTTGCGGATGTCTGGGCGGATAGCCCCACGGAAATGTCCTAGGTCGTACTCATAATCATTACGTGTGTCAAGAACAACTGTATCTTCGTCAAGAAGAGCTTCTTTGAACTCTTTTGGAGACAAGTAAGCACCTGTTGTTTCAAGTGGGTTGATGTCGTTGTCAAAGTCGTTATCTTCCAAACCAAGGTGGACAATTTCTTTCTTGTAGCGAACAAACATCTTCTTGAAGGCTTGTTCACTTTCTTCGTCAATCTTGAACCAGAGGTCTTCCATGCCTGGGAGGCTGTGAACGTAGTCCATGTATTTTTGAGTTGTTTCGTAGTCACCTGAAACAGTCCCGTTAATTCCCTCGTCAGCGACTAGGATACGGCCTTTAAGGCCGATTGATTTACAGAAAGCCAAGTGGTCTGCAGCAAATTGCTCTGCGTTTTCAATTGGAGTATAAAGGTAGTAAAGTAAGACACGAATATCTTTTGCCATAAGATTTGTTCTCTTTTCTATTCTTAAATTTTCAGAATTTTTCATTCAACTATACTAGTATACCCACTTGGGAAAACGAATGCAATTTATTTGACCGGAAATTATATAGAGAGACCTGCCACTGCACTTCATCAGTAACCATACCGAATCGCAGATAATTTTCTCAATTTTTTTATCTGCTCAGCTTGACTTTCTGACAAAATCAGCTTATTGTCAATCAATACACGCGCAAGATCAACATTCATTTGACTCAGGACAAATGGAACAGAGGTCCCATCGTCCTTTAATCGTCTTTTATAAATAACTAACTGATTTTTCAATGGAGCAAGCTGAGGCGCAGCCTTTATATCTTCCAATAGATGATCTATGATAGTCATGGCTTCACAACGCCTTTCTCTACCTCCAGCGAACCATTTTAATGGTGTCATTCTCATTTTCCTCCTGAAACTCGCTTATAAATTGAAAAACTATAATTCCTAACTCTCATGCTAATATTTTACCCAAACACCCT of Streptococcus oralis contains these proteins:
- a CDS encoding bacteriocin immunity protein is translated as MTPLKWFAGGRERRCEAMTIIDHLLEDIKAAPQLAPLKNQLVIYKRRLKDDGTSVPFVLSQMNVDLARVLIDNKLILSESQAEQIKKLRKLSAIRYGY
- a CDS encoding DUF4299 family protein — translated: MAKTFFIPNKESILGQQEVLTAKSILALVEGLESHSYDAVYLRQPLNGLEYMECGIVGQSQFLFKVNYADSRKGYQVVIPDFLTRADWEIVEALLQALSNELGQVVEGLEDFDFETYFRQTVKQYLADKAVRLVYCQGLLSPIYLNKEYLESFLDEDGLARFEELVKKVQGSDAYLASVKFYPDAQGKVHGIYHLAQGVKTILPKEPFVPAHYTEQLAGKELVWEIDLVAISGDGSKAEDYEAIARLDYEKFLESLPKAFYQQLDANQLEIKSILGKDFEGLATIE
- a CDS encoding DUF4097 family beta strand repeat-containing protein: MRKLTKGFLIFGVVSTILGFIMIIVGAQSNGIQSLLAMSKDPIYDNRTEEVTFGNEVEKLDLTLEEHSLTITESVDDKIHITYHPSVSGRHDLTTGMSDKTLSITDKQASQHRFLGSGIEGLLRIASNYSHRFDEVVLSLPKGRKLQAITVSANRGQTNIRQANLENATIKTKSYHLRITESSIKNSTLTTPSIINIFDTELTDSQVKTEGGHIYAENIQVHGKVELDSHNDLRLFLSKTEFDRINLDMSSKHGGIYRKAQREHPKQKENELANPYKTEKADVKDLLIIKANQDIYLPKEEEYSAPPRNH
- a CDS encoding DUF1700 domain-containing protein; translation: MTRTDYLTQLETYLHKLPEADRIEAMDYFKELFDDAGPEGEEELIASLGTPKEVAHDVLSNLLDKKVNEAPAQKNDRQLLHIALLALLAAPIGIPVGIGILMAIIGIFIAAVSVILAFFTVSVTGILLGGLFIVESFSVLVEAKSAFILIFGAGLLAIGASSLVLLGISYVARFFGLLVVRLVQWILKKGKRGDRHA
- a CDS encoding PadR family transcriptional regulator, with product MYFPTSSALIEFLILAVLERGDSYGYEISQTIKLIANIKESTLYPILKKLEASGFLTTYSREFQGRMRKYYSLTNRGVEQLVTLKEEWTLYTDTVNGIIEGSIRHDKN
- a CDS encoding DUF6574 domain-containing protein — its product is MTQEWFESADLEKKSAQTKSEIQPDQPETSEIVETEPQVSEETAVSPKESETHEEETPEIIGETQTEEEGEGKEERSQENSVKEKSILSKALESPYIPDIDPRKTARLKEEIALFWSWLLDAIQEPTASKTTDQKHRYSVFALLTLLSSINLFFSIYHIKRLYYGYMISIANSSPNQLPPLDLFAGLSILVASALFYFSIILGGFTVRHVLDQESDFTFQEAFDRYSRLFAIPLVLTALASFFALFGGLRFAGILTLLSMAIFALGNLFVISKPSKTSSLDPFYRFLLAVLLDGAILLPFFIAELALTVDYLRILTFF
- a CDS encoding rhodanese-related sulfurtransferase encodes the protein MAKDIRVLLYYLYTPIENAEQFAADHLAFCKSIGLKGRILVADEGINGTVSGDYETTQKYMDYVHSLPGMEDLWFKIDEESEQAFKKMFVRYKKEIVHLGLEDNDFDNDINPLETTGAYLSPKEFKEALLDEDTVVLDTRNDYEYDLGHFRGAIRPDIRNFRELPQWVRDNKEKFMDKRVVVYCTGGVRCEKFSGWMVREGYKDVGQLHGGIATYGKDPEVQGELWDGKMYVFDERIAVDVNHVNPTIVGKDWFDGTPCERYVNCGNPFCNRRILTSEENEDKYLRGCSHECRVHPRNRYVSENELTQAEVVERLAAIGESLDQAATV